One genomic region from Burkholderia latens encodes:
- a CDS encoding M20 family metallopeptidase has product MSRTAVLQHALNQFESGALFATLSRRVGLRTESQDCAAGAALRAYLTDEIAPEAARLGFTSRIVDNPVDGGGPFLLASRHEDDALPTVLIYGHGDVVRGYDAQWRAPLSPWTLTVDGDRWYGRGSADNKGQHTINLAALASVLAGRGGRLGFNAKLLIEMGEETGSPGLDALCRRERDALAADVLIASDGPRLTAERPTVFLGSRGSVNFKLSLRARDGAHHSGNWGGLLRNPATVLANALASLVDARGAIRVAGLRPPPIPAAVRAALADLSVGGGPGDPAIDADWGEPGLSAAERVFGWNAFEILAFKAGNPEHPVNAIPPVAYAHCQLRFVVGTDWEALQTHLRAHLDAHGFADIEIDVERGAPATRLPPDDPWVRWAVASIARTTGKKPAILPNLGGTLPNEVFADTLGLPTLWIPHSYPACSQHAPDEHLLASVVREGLQMMAGLFWDLGDAPPSARRAAPAVASTVL; this is encoded by the coding sequence TTGAGCCGCACCGCCGTCCTTCAGCACGCATTGAATCAGTTCGAATCGGGTGCGCTCTTCGCGACCCTGAGCCGCCGTGTCGGTCTGCGCACCGAAAGTCAGGACTGCGCCGCAGGCGCCGCGCTGCGCGCGTATCTGACCGACGAGATCGCACCGGAGGCCGCGCGCCTCGGTTTTACGTCGCGCATCGTCGACAACCCCGTCGACGGCGGCGGCCCGTTTCTGCTGGCGTCCCGCCACGAGGACGACGCGCTGCCGACCGTGCTGATCTACGGCCACGGCGACGTCGTGCGCGGCTACGACGCGCAATGGCGCGCGCCGCTGTCGCCGTGGACGCTGACCGTCGACGGCGATCGCTGGTACGGCCGCGGCAGTGCCGACAACAAAGGCCAGCACACGATCAACCTCGCCGCGCTGGCGAGCGTGCTCGCCGGCCGCGGCGGCAGGCTCGGCTTCAACGCGAAGCTGCTGATCGAGATGGGCGAGGAAACGGGTTCGCCGGGCCTCGACGCACTGTGCCGCCGGGAGCGCGATGCGCTCGCGGCCGACGTGCTGATCGCATCCGACGGCCCGCGGCTGACGGCGGAACGCCCGACCGTGTTCCTCGGCTCGCGCGGTTCGGTCAACTTCAAGCTGAGCCTGCGCGCGCGCGATGGCGCCCATCACTCCGGCAATTGGGGCGGGCTGCTGCGCAATCCGGCGACCGTGCTCGCGAACGCACTCGCAAGCCTCGTCGATGCGCGCGGCGCGATCCGGGTTGCCGGGCTGCGCCCGCCGCCGATTCCGGCCGCCGTGCGCGCCGCGCTTGCCGATCTGTCCGTCGGCGGCGGCCCGGGCGACCCCGCGATCGATGCGGACTGGGGCGAGCCGGGCCTCAGCGCCGCCGAGCGCGTGTTCGGCTGGAATGCGTTCGAGATCCTCGCGTTCAAGGCCGGCAATCCCGAGCATCCGGTCAATGCGATTCCGCCCGTCGCGTATGCGCACTGCCAGTTGCGCTTCGTCGTCGGCACCGACTGGGAAGCGCTGCAGACGCACCTGCGCGCGCATCTCGATGCACACGGTTTCGCCGACATCGAGATCGACGTCGAACGCGGCGCACCGGCGACGCGACTGCCGCCCGACGATCCGTGGGTCCGCTGGGCCGTCGCATCGATTGCACGTACGACCGGCAAGAAGCCGGCGATCCTGCCCAATCTCGGCGGCACGCTGCCAAACGAAGTGTTCGCGGACACGCTCGGACTGCCGACGCTGTGGATTCCGCACTCGTATCCGGCGTGCTCGCAGCACGCGCCCGACGAGCATCTGCTCGCGAGCGTCGTACGCGAGGGGCTGCAGATGATGGCCGGCCTCTTCTGGGATCTCGGCGACGCACCGCCGTCCGCACGCCGCGCGGCGCCGGCCGTGGCCAGCACCGTCCTTTAA
- a CDS encoding LysR substrate-binding domain-containing protein: MTAFLHGLALRYFVEVARTGSISDASARLHVAVSAISRQIAKLESELGAPLFERRPRGMALSEAGERLLGFAQRSLLEAEHVMKEIGGLEALHGSLLKIACSEGFAIDFLPGALASFKARHPGVDFTVWVVSPADATRRVRDGDADIALTFSLAPEQGVRVEHAERAPIFALVRRDHPLAARDAVSLADIAGHPHVLPEAGTTVRQLIDIACVLDGLMLEPELTSNNTAVMYRYAQRTGAVMFTGLLSVRDRIDADGFVVVPVTNPQLRERSIQVQTMAGRDLPASVRAFRDHLVDAMRAASAPPVAARGPGRPGVR, from the coding sequence ATGACGGCTTTCCTGCATGGTCTTGCGCTGCGGTACTTCGTCGAAGTGGCGCGCACCGGGTCGATCAGCGACGCGTCCGCGCGATTGCACGTGGCTGTTTCGGCGATCAGCCGGCAGATCGCGAAGCTCGAAAGCGAGCTCGGCGCGCCGCTGTTCGAGCGGCGCCCGCGCGGGATGGCGCTGTCCGAGGCCGGCGAACGGCTGCTGGGCTTCGCGCAGCGCAGTCTGCTGGAAGCCGAGCATGTGATGAAGGAGATCGGCGGGCTGGAGGCGCTGCACGGCAGCCTGCTGAAGATCGCATGCTCGGAAGGGTTCGCGATCGATTTCCTGCCGGGCGCGCTCGCGAGCTTCAAGGCGCGCCACCCGGGCGTCGATTTCACGGTGTGGGTCGTGTCGCCGGCGGACGCGACGCGGCGTGTGCGCGACGGCGATGCCGACATCGCGCTGACGTTCAGCCTCGCACCGGAGCAGGGCGTGCGCGTCGAACACGCGGAGCGCGCGCCGATCTTCGCGCTGGTGCGCCGCGATCACCCGCTCGCCGCGCGCGACGCGGTGTCGCTTGCCGATATCGCCGGCCACCCGCACGTGCTGCCCGAGGCAGGCACGACGGTGCGTCAGCTGATCGACATCGCGTGCGTGCTCGACGGCCTGATGCTGGAGCCGGAACTGACGAGCAACAACACCGCGGTGATGTACCGCTACGCGCAGCGTACGGGCGCGGTGATGTTCACGGGCCTGTTGTCGGTGCGCGACCGCATCGACGCGGACGGATTTGTCGTCGTGCCCGTCACGAACCCGCAACTGCGCGAACGGAGCATCCAGGTGCAGACCATGGCGGGGCGCGATCTCCCCGCGTCGGTGCGCGCGTTTCGCGACCATCTGGTCGACGCAATGCGTGCCGCGTCGGCGCCGCCGGTCGCCGCGCGCGGCCCGGGGCGCCCGGGCGTGAGATAA
- the mnmH gene encoding tRNA 2-selenouridine(34) synthase MnmH: protein MKNLIVTLDRAGEFDEIIDVRTPLEFAEDHIPGALNAPVLSNEERVIVGTMYRQVSPYEATRVGAAMVARNIARHLDTTFADRPRNWRPLIYCWRGGKRSGSMTTWFNLIGWQARQLEGGYKAYRRAVCATLDTLPTRFRYIALVGHTGCGKTRLLNALRDEGAQTLDLEALACHRGSLLGALPGVPQPTQKSFDSGLVKTLERFDPAWPVFVESESRKIGLIQLPLALLDAFRAGPWVQVEAAHDERIAFLLDDYANLFDEPAAFKAQLDRLIGLHSREEVARWNAMIDANARAELFRTLIDKHYDPAYARTNRSSYGNPNRVLTFAFRPSAADGRQQARALLDALEQAGLPALPAAGAHAGSDTDKNQPTTTR from the coding sequence TTGAAGAACCTGATTGTCACCCTCGATCGCGCCGGCGAGTTCGACGAGATCATCGACGTGCGTACGCCGCTCGAGTTCGCCGAGGACCACATTCCCGGCGCGCTGAACGCGCCCGTCCTCAGCAACGAGGAGCGCGTGATCGTCGGCACGATGTACCGGCAGGTGTCGCCGTACGAAGCGACGCGCGTCGGCGCTGCGATGGTCGCGCGCAACATCGCGCGCCATCTCGACACCACGTTTGCCGACCGCCCGCGCAACTGGCGGCCGCTGATCTACTGCTGGCGCGGCGGGAAGCGTTCCGGCTCGATGACTACCTGGTTCAACCTGATCGGCTGGCAGGCGCGCCAGCTCGAGGGCGGCTACAAGGCGTACCGGCGCGCGGTATGCGCGACGCTCGACACGCTGCCGACGCGTTTTCGCTACATCGCGCTCGTCGGCCATACGGGATGCGGCAAGACGCGACTGTTGAACGCGCTGCGCGACGAAGGCGCGCAGACGCTCGATCTCGAGGCGCTCGCGTGCCATCGCGGCTCGCTGCTCGGCGCACTGCCGGGCGTGCCGCAGCCTACGCAGAAGTCGTTCGACTCGGGTCTCGTGAAGACGCTCGAACGTTTCGACCCCGCGTGGCCGGTATTCGTCGAATCGGAAAGCCGCAAGATCGGGCTTATCCAGTTGCCGCTCGCGCTGCTGGACGCGTTTCGCGCGGGGCCGTGGGTGCAGGTCGAGGCCGCGCATGACGAGCGCATCGCATTCCTGCTCGACGATTACGCGAACCTGTTCGACGAGCCGGCCGCGTTCAAGGCGCAGCTTGACCGGCTGATCGGCCTGCACAGCCGGGAAGAGGTCGCGCGCTGGAACGCGATGATCGACGCGAACGCGCGCGCCGAACTGTTTCGCACGCTGATCGACAAGCATTACGATCCCGCGTACGCACGCACCAACCGTTCGTCGTACGGCAACCCGAACCGCGTGCTCACGTTCGCGTTCCGGCCGAGTGCGGCCGACGGGCGGCAGCAGGCGCGCGCGCTGCTCGACGCACTGGAGCAGGCCGGGCTGCCGGCGCTGCCCGCCGCGGGCGCGCATGCCGGATCCGATACCGACAAAAACCAACCGACCACCACACGATGA
- a CDS encoding permease produces MTTTRTQPSPALGWMTFLLIAVAGLFYVKWFPYYNKAFVAAEHHSIGQSILMGTSASAPEPSLKAALDYAWAYGKAIWQAMVLGLLLGSAVQALLPAHWVARVLGRSGFGSVAAGGLLSLPGMMCTCCAAPVVAGLRARHASPGGAVAFWLGNTVLNPAALVFMGFVLGWHWSVLRLVLGIAMVFGIGYLLNRIARPEDRSIDDAQLAALAAEQAAAGNPFVRWVKLLARMAVRLVPEYIVLVLLLGAARAWLFPHIGPDIGNHLGWIIAFAVAGTLFVIPTAGEVPIIQAMLSLGMGVGPAAALLLTLPPISVSSLAMLARSFKPYMLAIVTGLVVVFGIASGLLAIAFGF; encoded by the coding sequence ATGACGACCACACGCACTCAACCCAGTCCGGCACTCGGCTGGATGACCTTCCTGCTGATCGCGGTCGCGGGGCTTTTCTACGTGAAATGGTTCCCGTACTACAACAAGGCGTTCGTTGCCGCCGAGCACCACTCGATCGGTCAGTCGATCCTGATGGGCACGTCGGCAAGCGCGCCCGAACCGTCGCTGAAGGCGGCGCTCGACTATGCATGGGCATACGGCAAGGCGATCTGGCAGGCGATGGTACTCGGCCTGCTTCTCGGCTCGGCGGTGCAGGCGCTGCTGCCCGCGCACTGGGTCGCGCGCGTGCTGGGTCGCAGCGGTTTCGGCAGCGTCGCGGCGGGCGGCCTGCTGTCGCTGCCGGGCATGATGTGCACGTGCTGCGCGGCGCCGGTCGTCGCGGGATTGCGCGCGCGGCACGCGTCGCCCGGCGGCGCGGTCGCGTTCTGGCTCGGCAACACGGTGTTGAATCCGGCAGCGCTGGTGTTCATGGGTTTCGTGCTCGGCTGGCACTGGAGCGTGTTGCGGCTCGTGCTCGGCATCGCGATGGTGTTCGGGATCGGCTATCTGCTGAACCGGATCGCCCGCCCCGAGGACCGCAGCATCGACGATGCACAGCTCGCGGCGCTGGCGGCCGAACAGGCTGCCGCGGGCAACCCGTTCGTGCGCTGGGTCAAGCTGCTTGCGCGGATGGCCGTGCGGCTCGTGCCCGAGTACATCGTGCTCGTGCTGCTGCTGGGCGCGGCGCGCGCGTGGCTGTTTCCGCACATCGGCCCGGACATCGGCAACCATCTCGGCTGGATCATCGCATTCGCGGTCGCGGGCACGTTGTTCGTGATCCCGACGGCCGGCGAGGTGCCGATCATCCAGGCCATGCTGTCGCTCGGCATGGGCGTCGGCCCGGCTGCTGCGCTGCTGCTGACGCTGCCGCCGATCAGCGTGTCGTCGCTCGCGATGCTCGCGCGCTCGTTCAAGCCTTACATGCTGGCGATCGTGACGGGCCTCGTCGTCGTATTCGGGATCGCGAGCGGGCTGCTCGCGATCGCGTTCGGGTTCTGA
- a CDS encoding ABC transporter permease, with translation MDVRNYSTAAPLAPPRESRFAIALPANATNWIAVWRRNYLVWRKLALASMFGNLADPMIYLFGLGFGLGLMLGHVDGVSYIAFLAAGTVGSSVMMSASFESMYSGFSRMHVQRTWEAIMHTPLALGDIVLGEIVWGASKALLSGVAIMLVAGLLGYARFPSMLAALPVIALAGLAFASTAMIVTALAPSYDFFMFYQTLVLTPMLLLSGVFFPIAQLPPIAQHAAHVLPLANAVELIRPAMLGRPAADVGMHLAVLAGYAVGGFVVSAWLFRRRMMR, from the coding sequence ATGGACGTACGCAACTATTCCACTGCCGCGCCGTTAGCCCCGCCGCGCGAATCGCGCTTCGCGATTGCGCTGCCCGCGAATGCCACGAACTGGATCGCGGTGTGGCGGCGCAACTATCTCGTGTGGCGCAAGCTCGCGCTTGCGTCGATGTTCGGCAATCTCGCCGATCCGATGATCTATCTGTTCGGGCTGGGATTCGGGCTCGGCCTGATGCTCGGCCACGTCGACGGCGTGTCGTATATCGCATTTCTCGCGGCCGGCACGGTCGGGTCGAGCGTGATGATGTCCGCGAGCTTCGAATCGATGTATTCGGGCTTCTCGCGGATGCACGTGCAGCGGACCTGGGAGGCGATCATGCATACGCCGCTCGCGCTCGGCGACATCGTGCTCGGAGAAATCGTCTGGGGTGCGAGCAAGGCGCTGTTGTCGGGCGTCGCGATCATGCTGGTTGCCGGCCTGCTCGGCTATGCGCGGTTTCCGTCGATGCTCGCGGCCCTGCCCGTGATCGCGCTGGCCGGCCTCGCGTTCGCGAGCACCGCAATGATCGTCACCGCGCTCGCACCGTCCTACGACTTCTTCATGTTCTATCAGACGCTCGTGCTGACGCCGATGCTGCTGCTGTCAGGCGTATTCTTCCCGATCGCGCAGTTGCCGCCGATCGCGCAGCACGCGGCGCACGTGCTGCCGCTCGCGAACGCGGTCGAATTGATCCGGCCCGCGATGCTCGGCCGGCCGGCGGCCGACGTCGGCATGCACCTCGCGGTTCTCGCAGGCTATGCGGTTGGCGGTTTCGTGGTGTCCGCGTGGCTGTTCCGGCGGCGAATGATGCGCTGA
- the nodI gene encoding nodulation factor ABC transporter ATP-binding protein NodI — MSVAPIDFRNVEKRYGDKLVVNGLSFHVQAGECYGLLGPNGAGKTTTLKMLLGLAYPDAGAISLCGEPVPSRARHARRRVGVVPQFDNLDPDFTVRENLLVFSRYFGLSAAAARGLVQPLLEFAKLENKADAKVGELSGGMKRRLTLARALVNDPDVLVLDEPTTGLDPQARHLMWERLRSLLARGKTILITTHFMEEAERLCDRLCVIEDGRKIAEGAPHALIESEIGCDVIEVYGPDPGTLRDELSPFAKHTEISGETLFCYVTDPEPLSARLKGRTGLRYLHRPANLEDVFLRLTGRDMQD, encoded by the coding sequence ATGTCCGTTGCACCGATCGATTTCCGGAACGTCGAAAAGCGCTATGGCGACAAGCTCGTCGTCAACGGCCTGTCCTTCCACGTGCAGGCTGGCGAATGCTACGGCCTGCTCGGGCCGAATGGCGCCGGCAAGACCACGACGCTGAAGATGCTGCTTGGCCTTGCGTACCCCGATGCCGGCGCGATTTCACTGTGCGGCGAACCGGTTCCGTCGCGTGCGCGGCATGCGCGCCGCCGCGTCGGCGTCGTCCCGCAGTTCGACAACCTCGATCCTGACTTCACGGTCCGCGAGAACCTGCTCGTATTCAGCCGCTATTTCGGACTGTCCGCAGCGGCTGCACGCGGGCTCGTGCAGCCGCTGCTCGAATTCGCGAAACTGGAAAACAAGGCCGATGCGAAGGTCGGCGAGCTGTCGGGCGGGATGAAGCGGCGGCTGACGCTCGCACGCGCGCTCGTGAACGACCCGGACGTGCTCGTGCTCGACGAGCCGACGACCGGTCTCGATCCGCAGGCGCGGCATCTGATGTGGGAGCGGTTGCGCTCGCTGCTCGCGCGCGGCAAGACGATCCTGATCACCACGCATTTCATGGAGGAAGCCGAGCGGCTGTGCGACCGGCTGTGCGTGATCGAGGACGGTCGCAAAATCGCCGAAGGCGCGCCGCACGCGCTGATCGAATCGGAAATCGGGTGCGACGTTATCGAAGTCTACGGACCGGATCCGGGCACGCTGCGCGACGAGCTGTCGCCGTTCGCGAAACACACCGAAATCAGCGGCGAGACGCTGTTCTGCTACGTGACGGATCCCGAGCCGCTCAGTGCGCGGCTCAAGGGCCGCACGGGCTTGCGCTATCTGCATCGTCCGGCGAATCTTGAAGACGTGTTCCTGCGGCTCACGGGCCGCGACATGCAGGACTGA
- a CDS encoding universal stress protein, which yields MASYNKILLCYDGTLEGRKALRCGANLALDLKAETHLLSVVDMRSSIAQSAGLLTDVACGRFEETAREILQEGVNWLRERGVQAEGHFAFGYPIDEIANLATEINADLVVVGHRCRSGLSRWWMGSGNTQLLDRVNCSILVACSSAEEQKAEIAREREAAIASGT from the coding sequence ATGGCTAGCTACAACAAGATTCTGCTCTGCTACGACGGCACACTCGAAGGGCGCAAGGCACTGCGGTGCGGAGCCAATCTCGCGCTGGATCTAAAGGCGGAAACGCATTTGCTGTCGGTTGTCGACATGCGTTCCAGCATCGCGCAAAGTGCCGGGCTGCTCACCGACGTCGCGTGCGGCCGCTTCGAAGAAACCGCGCGCGAGATCCTGCAGGAAGGCGTGAACTGGCTGCGCGAGCGCGGCGTTCAGGCGGAAGGGCATTTCGCGTTCGGCTATCCGATCGACGAAATTGCGAATCTCGCGACGGAAATCAACGCCGATCTCGTCGTCGTCGGCCACCGGTGCCGCAGCGGCTTGTCGAGATGGTGGATGGGCTCGGGCAACACGCAACTGCTGGATCGCGTGAATTGCAGCATTCTCGTCGCGTGTTCTTCGGCGGAAGAGCAAAAGGCCGAGATCGCGCGCGAGCGCGAAGCGGCGATCGCGAGCGGCACTTAA
- a CDS encoding DUF2939 domain-containing protein: MTGATGRTLRLKPLLIVVLAVAVFAAIGYAYASPYIALGRLKSAVDARDAQAVSEYVDFPSLRISLKQQVTEELMRRIDAVKKDNPFAVIGALIGSALIGPLVDAYATPEGVAALMSGIPPRGNPGERPPDWSDAAPDGTRGNAAAPPAAVPAAPGTAASVPQPGSSTITTAPAPPAAAPAPARPSDAGHPQQTSAGYRNIDEFVVTYQRSADGTRYAAIFHRVGLFSWKLSAIDLHA, from the coding sequence GTGACTGGAGCAACGGGCCGCACGTTGCGGCTCAAACCTCTGCTGATCGTCGTGTTGGCCGTCGCCGTATTCGCGGCGATCGGCTACGCGTACGCTTCCCCGTATATCGCACTCGGTCGCCTGAAATCGGCGGTCGACGCGCGCGATGCGCAAGCGGTCAGTGAATACGTCGATTTCCCGTCGCTGCGCATCAGCTTGAAACAGCAAGTCACGGAAGAATTGATGCGCCGGATCGATGCAGTGAAGAAGGACAACCCGTTCGCGGTGATCGGCGCGCTGATCGGGTCTGCATTGATCGGCCCGTTGGTCGATGCGTATGCGACACCGGAAGGCGTAGCGGCGCTGATGAGCGGGATCCCGCCGCGCGGCAATCCCGGCGAAAGGCCGCCCGATTGGTCGGACGCTGCGCCAGACGGCACGCGTGGCAACGCAGCAGCACCACCAGCGGCAGTGCCTGCGGCCCCAGGCACCGCCGCCAGCGTGCCGCAACCCGGCAGTAGCACGATTACGACTGCGCCGGCCCCGCCTGCGGCAGCGCCCGCACCGGCCCGACCCAGCGACGCAGGCCATCCGCAGCAAACGAGTGCGGGCTATCGGAATATCGATGAATTCGTCGTGACCTACCAGCGCAGCGCCGACGGCACGCGCTATGCAGCGATCTTCCACCGCGTCGGGCTGTTTTCCTGGAAGCTGTCCGCGATCGACCTGCACGCGTGA
- the lexA gene encoding transcriptional repressor LexA, whose amino-acid sequence MTKLTARQQQVFDLIRRAIERSGFPPTRAEIAAELGFSSPNAAEEHLRALARKGVIELAAGASRGIRLLGVDDVPHQFTLPHAGLMQLSLPLVGRVAAGSPILAQEHISQHYACDPALFTSKPDYLLKVRGLSMRDAGILDGDLLAVQKRTEAKDGQIIVARLGDDVTVKRLMRRPGGIELIAENPDYENIFVKAGSAEFALEGIAVGLIRSGEL is encoded by the coding sequence ATGACCAAACTCACCGCCCGTCAGCAGCAAGTGTTCGACTTGATTCGCCGCGCGATCGAGCGCTCCGGTTTTCCACCCACGCGCGCCGAGATCGCCGCCGAGCTCGGCTTCAGTTCGCCGAACGCGGCCGAGGAGCACCTGCGTGCGTTGGCGCGCAAGGGCGTGATCGAGCTCGCGGCCGGCGCGTCGCGCGGCATCCGGCTGCTCGGCGTCGACGACGTCCCGCATCAGTTCACGCTGCCGCACGCCGGCCTGATGCAACTGTCGCTGCCGCTGGTCGGCCGGGTCGCAGCCGGTAGCCCGATCCTCGCGCAGGAGCACATCTCGCAGCATTACGCGTGCGATCCGGCGCTGTTCACGAGCAAGCCCGACTACCTGCTGAAGGTCCGCGGGCTGTCGATGCGCGACGCCGGCATTCTCGATGGCGACCTCCTCGCGGTGCAGAAGCGCACCGAAGCGAAGGATGGCCAGATCATCGTTGCGCGTCTTGGCGACGACGTCACGGTCAAGCGCCTGATGCGCCGCCCCGGCGGCATCGAGCTGATCGCGGAGAACCCGGATTACGAAAACATCTTCGTCAAGGCCGGCAGCGCGGAGTTCGCGCTGGAAGGCATCGCCGTCGGGCTGATCCGCTCGGGCGAACTCTGA
- a CDS encoding sulfate ABC transporter substrate-binding protein yields MAKRNTGLVGGAGRLIATLALGAAAALGVATHAQADTTFLNVSYDPTRELYQDFNQAFGKEWKAKTGETVNFKQSHGGSGAQARSVLDGLQADVVTLALAYDIDAIANKGLVNKDWQKRLPDNASPYTSTIVFLVRKGNPKGIKDWDDLTKPGISIVTPNPKTSGGARWNYLAAWAYAVHKPGGNEQSAKEFVTKLYKNAGVLDSGARGATTSFVQRGIGDVLIAWENEAFLSIKEFGTDKFEIVVPSVSILAEPPVAVVDKVVDKKGTRKLAEAYLNFLYSPQGQEIAARNYYRPRAKNVPAELTKQFPKLKLYTVDDTFGGWTNAQKTHFADGGVFDSIYKPQ; encoded by the coding sequence ATGGCGAAGCGCAATACGGGGCTGGTGGGCGGAGCGGGCCGCCTGATCGCAACACTCGCGCTGGGGGCGGCGGCGGCGCTGGGCGTCGCGACCCACGCGCAGGCCGATACGACCTTCCTGAACGTGTCGTACGACCCGACGCGCGAGCTGTACCAGGATTTCAACCAGGCGTTCGGCAAGGAGTGGAAGGCGAAGACGGGCGAGACGGTCAACTTCAAACAGTCGCACGGCGGCTCGGGCGCACAGGCGCGCTCGGTGCTGGACGGCCTGCAGGCCGACGTCGTCACGCTGGCGCTCGCGTACGACATCGACGCGATCGCCAACAAGGGCCTCGTCAACAAGGACTGGCAAAAGCGCCTGCCGGACAACGCGTCGCCGTACACGTCGACGATCGTATTCCTGGTGCGCAAGGGCAATCCGAAGGGGATCAAGGACTGGGACGACCTGACCAAGCCCGGCATCTCGATTGTCACGCCGAACCCGAAGACCTCCGGCGGCGCGCGCTGGAACTATCTGGCCGCGTGGGCGTATGCGGTGCACAAGCCGGGCGGCAACGAGCAGAGCGCGAAGGAATTCGTGACGAAGCTGTACAAGAACGCCGGCGTGCTCGATTCGGGCGCGCGCGGCGCGACGACGAGCTTCGTGCAGCGCGGAATCGGCGATGTGCTGATCGCGTGGGAAAACGAGGCGTTCCTGTCGATCAAGGAATTCGGCACCGACAAGTTCGAGATCGTCGTGCCGTCGGTGAGCATCCTGGCCGAGCCGCCCGTCGCGGTGGTCGACAAGGTGGTCGACAAGAAGGGCACGCGCAAGCTGGCCGAGGCGTACCTGAATTTCCTGTACAGCCCGCAAGGCCAGGAGATCGCGGCGCGCAACTACTACCGTCCGCGCGCGAAGAACGTGCCGGCGGAACTGACGAAGCAGTTCCCCAAGCTGAAGCTGTACACGGTCGACGACACGTTCGGCGGCTGGACGAATGCGCAGAAGACGCATTTCGCGGACGGCGGCGTGTTCGATTCGATCTACAAGCCGCAGTAA
- the cysT gene encoding sulfate ABC transporter permease subunit CysT, which produces MTTYTFRKPSALPGFGVTLGITVAYLSLVVLIPLAATFLKTATLSWGQFVTAVTSPRVLASYRLTFSAALGGALINAVFGFLVAWVLVRYTFPFKRVVDAIVDLPFALPTSVAGISLAAVYATNGWVGQYLAPFGIKIAFTPVGVLVALTFIGLPFVVRTVQPVLEDFEREQEEAAACLGASRWLTFRRVVLPAVLPALLTGFALAFARALGEYGSVIFIAGNVPMKSEITSLLIITKLEQYDYAGATALAVVMLVVSFLMLLLINTLQWYLQRRTSKGASGPAPATATAAGTAAAAGGQR; this is translated from the coding sequence ATGACGACGTACACCTTTCGCAAGCCGAGCGCGCTGCCCGGTTTCGGCGTGACGCTCGGCATCACGGTGGCTTATTTGAGCCTCGTGGTGCTGATCCCGCTCGCCGCCACATTCCTGAAAACCGCGACGCTGTCGTGGGGCCAGTTCGTGACCGCCGTCACGTCGCCGCGCGTGCTCGCGTCGTACCGGCTGACGTTTTCGGCCGCACTCGGCGGCGCACTGATCAACGCCGTGTTCGGCTTTCTCGTCGCGTGGGTGCTGGTCCGCTACACGTTCCCGTTCAAGCGCGTCGTCGACGCGATCGTCGACCTGCCGTTCGCGCTGCCGACGTCGGTCGCCGGCATCTCGCTCGCAGCCGTCTATGCGACGAACGGCTGGGTCGGCCAGTATCTCGCGCCGTTCGGCATCAAGATCGCGTTTACGCCGGTCGGCGTCCTGGTCGCGCTGACCTTCATCGGGCTGCCGTTCGTCGTGCGCACGGTGCAGCCGGTGCTCGAGGATTTCGAGCGCGAGCAGGAAGAGGCCGCCGCATGCCTGGGCGCGTCGCGCTGGCTGACGTTTCGCCGCGTCGTGCTGCCCGCGGTGCTGCCGGCGCTGCTCACGGGCTTCGCGCTCGCGTTCGCGCGTGCGCTCGGCGAATACGGGTCGGTGATCTTCATCGCCGGCAACGTGCCGATGAAGTCCGAGATCACGTCGCTGCTGATCATCACGAAGCTCGAGCAGTACGACTACGCAGGCGCGACCGCGCTGGCCGTCGTGATGCTGGTCGTGTCGTTCCTGATGCTGCTGCTGATCAACACGCTGCAGTGGTATCTGCAGCGCCGCACGAGCAAGGGCGCGAGCGGCCCCGCGCCCGCAACCGCCACCGCGGCCGGTACGGCGGCCGCCGCCGGAGGCCAGCGATGA